The Actinomycetota bacterium nucleotide sequence GCTCGTGATCTCGACTTTGCCGGTGAGCAGGTTCTTCACGGGCTGGTTGCCGCCGCGGTGCCCGTACTTGAGCTTGTAGGTCGACGCGCCGGCCGCGAGCGAGAGCATCTGATGCCCGAGGCAGATGCCGAACAGCGGGCGCGCCCCGATGAGCGAGCGGATCGTCGAGTACAGGTACTCGACCGCGGCCGGGTCGCCGGGACCGTTCGCCATGAACAGCCCGTCGGGGCTCATCGCCAGCACCTCGTCGGCGGACGCGGTCGGCGGCACGAGCGTGACTTCGCAGCCCTCCTCGGCCAGGCGGCGCAGGATGTTGTACTTGATGCCCGAGTCGAACGCCACCACCCGGAAGCGCGGCCGCACCGGCAGCACCCCGGTGTCCGCGGGCAGATCGGCGCCGTCGGGCGCCTCGGTCCCCCAGACGTAGGGCGCGGTCACCGCGACCTCGCGCACGAAGTCGCTGCCCGCCATCGGCGCGACCGCGCGTGCGCGGGCGACGAGCGCGTCGGCGTCGAGCACCTCGGTGGAGATCGCCGCGCGCATCGCGCCGCCCTCACGGATGCGTCGGGTCAGCATGCGCGTGTCCACGCCCTCGATCGCGACGACGCCGAGCCGCTCGAGGAAGTCGCGCAGGGGCTCCTCGCTGCGCCAGTTCGATGCCACGTCGGACATCTCACGCACGACGAACCCGCGCACGAACGTGCCGCGCGACTCCATGTCGGCGGCGTTGGTGCCGTAGTTGCCTATGTGCGGCTGGGTCATCGTCACGATCTGCCCCGCGTACGAGGGGTCGGTCAGGACCTCCTCGTAGCCGCACATGGACGTGTTGAACACGACCTCGCCCGTGCTGGTGCCGGACGCGCCGCACGCAAGCCCGCGCAGGACGGTGCCGTCCTCGAGTGCGAGCAGCGCCCGCCGGGCGTGCGCCACGGTCAGACCACCTCTTTGTCGCGCAGTACGAAGTACCCGCCGACGAGCACGTCGCTCGCCGCGCCGGTCAGCTCCTCGCCGAGGAACGCCGAGTTGCGCGAGCGGCTCTCGAACGCATCGGCCTCGACCTTCACCTGAGCGTCCGGGTCGACGACCGTCAGGTCG carries:
- the carA gene encoding glutamine-hydrolyzing carbamoyl-phosphate synthase small subunit — its product is MPRPARRGGPAGRDDRRGTGRRPDGRRPGRSGEGRGRCVREPLAQLGVPRRGADRRGERRARRRVLRTARQRGGLTVAHARRALLALEDGTVLRGLACGASGTSTGEVVFNTSMCGYEEVLTDPSYAGQIVTMTQPHIGNYGTNAADMESRGTFVRGFVVREMSDVASNWRSEEPLRDFLERLGVVAIEGVDTRMLTRRIREGGAMRAAISTEVLDADALVARARAVAPMAGSDFVREVAVTAPYVWGTEAPDGADLPADTGVLPVRPRFRVVAFDSGIKYNILRRLAEEGCEVTLVPPTASADEVLAMSPDGLFMANGPGDPAAVEYLYSTIRSLIGARPLFGICLGHQMLSLAAGASTYKLKYGHRGGNQPVKNLLTGKVEITSQNHGFCVDFASIGPLVPELSEGLAHEAGDLGAWVRAGVAPVVRSDACGPVQLTHVNLNDMTVEGIRLLEQPAFSVQYHPEAAPGPHDARYLFGEFTRLMDATGTRASAAGGEG